The Comamonas sp. lk genome contains the following window.
CGCGTTGGTCCGACACCTGGAAAAGCATCTCCCACTGGCTGGACAACGTGCCCAGCAAACCCAATAGGTCGCCGATTTCCGTCAAGGCACTGGAGTAAGCCAGCTCGCCAGTTTTCGATAAAAATGCGATAAACCCCTTGGTGAGAAAGCGCATGCAGCTCTATTTTTCATAGTGATAGAGCTGGTGGGCACGATGCTCGGATGCCGGCGGCTCTGGCGGAGCACAGCAGTTTGTGGATGTGTTGCAAGGAGATCTTGAATGCAGTTTGATGATTTGCGATCCGATATGGACTCCCTGTTGGCGACCAAGGGTGGGGTAGCCGGTGCAGGGCTGCCGCGCCGCAGTGCGCTGCAGCTGGCTCTGGGTGTTGGACTGGGCCTGGGGTATGCGGCGGCGGCCGGGCCTGTCATGGCCCAGACGGCCATCAGCACGCCTGCAGACGGGTTGACCGAGGGCGAAATTCATATCGATGTCAACGGCTACAAGCTGCCGGCTTACCGTGCCGTGCCTGCCGGCAAGTCTGCAGCCCCGGTGGTGCTGGTGATCTCCGAGATTTTTGGCGTGCACGAGTACATTGCCGACACCTGCCGCCGCTTGGCGCGTGCCGGCTATATGGCGATTGCCCCGCGTCTGTTTGTGCGCCAGGGCGACCCCATGGCCTATACCGAAATAGCCCAGTTGCTGAACGAGGTGATTGCCCGGGTGCCCGATGAGCAGGTGATGACCGATCTGGATGCCGCCGTGCAATGGGCGGCTGACAATGGCGGCGACGTGAAAAAATTGGCCGTGACCGGCTTTTGCTGGGGCGGCCGCATCACCTGGCTGTATGCCGCGCACGGCCCGGTGAAAGCCGCCGTGGCCTGGTATGGGCGCATGCAAGGCATGGAGACGCTGCTGCAGCCGGAGCAGCCGATTGAGCAGGTGGCCAGCCTGAAGGCCCCGGTGCTGGGCTTGTACGGCGGCAGGGATGCAGGCATTCCGCTGGAATCCGTGCAGGCCATGGATGCGGCGCTCAAGCAGGGCTCCGACGCGGCCAGGGGCTCGGAGTTTGTGGTCTACACCGAGGCTCCGCACGCCTTTCACGCCGACTACCGGCCCAGCTACCGCGAATATGCGGCCAAGGACGGTTGGGAGCGGATGCTGGGCTGGTTTGCCAAGCATGGCGTGGCATGAAGCCGCGTGTGCAAGGCGGGGGGCTTGACAGCTTTGCTAAGGTGAAACGATAGATCGGGAACAGAATGGTTCCGGGTCGTTGTCATGGGGATAGCCGCAGCGGCACCGCGCAAGCGGGCGCATTCTGCCAAAATCCCCTGGTTTCGCCTGCAAAGGCATACGGTTAATGCATAAATCGCTATGACGTTGGTAGCAATCATTTTGGCCACCCTGGCTGCTGGTATTGGCAGTGTTTGGGTGGCCGCCTTGTTGATGGGTTGGGGTGGGGCGCGTTCGCCCGGGGTCATGCCGCAGCGTTTGCTGAGTCTGGCCGCAGGCGCTTTGTTGGCTACGGCCTTCATGCATCTGCTGCCCGAGGCGTTTGAGAGTCATGGCGAGGCGCATGACTTGTTCGTGGTGTTGTTGGTCGGCCTGGTGTTTTTCTTTCTGCTGTCCAAGGCCGAGCTATGGCACCACGGCCATGAGCACTCTCACGCCTTGCCGCAGGAAGATCATGAACACGATCATGGACATGGCCATTCACACGGCCATGGGCATGATCACGGCCATCGCAAGGGCGGCTGGGCCATTCTGACCGGCGACAGCGTGCACTGCTTTGGCGATGGCGTGCTGATTGCTTCGGCCTTCATGGCCGATATGCGCCTGGGCCTGATTGCCGCCATCTCGGTGCTGGCCCACGAGGTGCCGCACCATATGGGCGACATCGTGGTGCTGCGCCAGTCCAGCACCAACCGCCGTGTGGCGCTGATCAAGGTGTCCATGGCCGGCGCGGTGACCACGTTGGGCGGCATTGCCGGTTACTTTCTGATCGGCCAGCTGCACGACTTGCTGCCTTACTTCCTGACGGTGGCTTCCAGCAGCTTTATCTATGTGGCACTGGCGGATCTGATTCCGCAGCTGCAAAAGCGCCTGAGCTCCAAGGAGACGGCGGCGCAGGTGTTCTGGCTCTTGCTGGGCATTGCGCTGGTCACGCTGGCCAGCGGTGCCGCACACACCCACCCGCATGCGCACTGAGTGAGCGAAATTTGAATGCACAAATGGCAGCCGAGGCTGCCATTTTTTGTGTCTAGATCGGTTCGGCTTCTCCGCGCAGCACGGCTCTGACGGCCGGCAGTTGCCGCCGCGAGACGGGCAGCAGCTCCGGCACGCCTTGCAGGCGCAGGCCCCAGCCTTCGCCTTCGCCTTCCTCGTGGTCCTCGTATTTTTCCAGGCTACGCATGGCGCCGCGCGCCACCAGGGTGTTGCGGTGCACGCGCAGCAGCTGCTGCGCGTGGCGGGTTTCCAGTTCGGCCAGCGCGCCATCGAGGATGTAGTGGCGGCTCACGGTACGCACCGTGATGTATTTTTGCTCGGCCTTGAGATAGCGCACCTCGGTCAGCGGCAGCCTGATGGTGGTTCCGCGCTCCTGAATCAGGAGTGTAGGCCCGCTGTCATCAAGGGCTTGGGCCTGAATCTGGTTGCTGCGCTCGGCCTTGAGCAAGGCTTGCTTGAGTCGCTCCAGCCGTACGGGCTTGGTCAGGTAGTCGGCGGCATCGAGCTCAAAGGCTTGCAGCGCATGGCCGGCATGGGCGGTGACAAACACAATCGCGGGCGGATGGGGAAAGCTGCGCAAGGCCTCGGCCAGCGCCAGGCCGTCCTGGCCCGGCATGTGTATGTCCAGCAGCACCAGCTGTATGGGCGCGGGGCGCTTGGCCAGCAGCAGGGAGCGGGCCTGTTCCGCATCTGCCGCTTCCAGCACATGGTGGCCGTGGCCGCTGTCGCACTGGCAGTCGCCCAGCAGCGTGCGCAGCCGGGCCCGGGCCAGTGCCTCGTCATCGACTATCAGTATTTGCATGGCTTGGGGTGGTGGATGGGGTGGATGGCTGCGGCTCCAGCGGCACGCTGATGCGCACCACGAACAGCCCTTTGTGCTCGCCGGCGCTGAAGCTGCCGTTCAAGTCGTGCAGCAGCGACAGCCGGGCTTTCACATTCTCCAGCGCAATGCCGTTGCCCTTGTCGGGGCACTCTTGCGGGCGCTTTTCGCCGTCGGCGGGCAGGCTGTTGACGATATGAATCACGGCCTGCTCGCCACGTCGCTCGGTGCGCACCTGCAGCTTGCTGCCTGCCGTGCTGAGCTCCACGCCGTGGCGTATGGCGTTTTCCACCAGCGGCTGCAGCAGCAGCGGCGGCAGCAGTGCATGGTGCGCGCTTTCATCTAGCTGCCACTGCAGTTGCAGACGCTCGCCAAAGCGCACCTGCTCAATGGACAGATAGCGCTGGGCCAGCTCGATTTCCTGGGCCAGCGTGGTGGTGCTGTGGGGCTCGGCCAGCGCGTAGCGAAACAGATCGCTCAAGTCCTCCAGCATGGTCTCGGCCTTGGCCGGCTCGGCCCGTATCAGGGCGATCGCACTGTTGAGCGTGTTGAACAGAAAATGCGGGCGTATGCGCGATTGCAGCTCGGCCAGGCGGGCCTGGGTCTGGGCCGGTGTGCTGCCGCGGGCACGCAGTACCAGGGCGGTCACCAGCAAGGCGGCCAGCAGGCCGCCGGTTACGGCACTGGCCAGCCAGGGCGTCTGGTTCAGGCCTATGAAGCTCAGCATGGCGCAGGCATACAGACCGGCCAGCGCGCCCAGCAGCACGCCGGCCAGATACTGGCCGCGCATGCTCATGCGCTGCAGCCGGTATTTGAGGCTGCAGGCCGCAATCAGCCACACCAGCGTGCCGGGCAGACTGGCGGCGGTGAGCAGGGCCATGCGGGACAGCCACTCCCACAGCGAATCTGCGCCGAACATGGCGGCCGTGGCGATGACCAGCTGCACAAACAGCACGGCACGCAGCACCACGCCGGCGTTGCAGGCGTCAAACACCAGAGCGCTGGGCCTGGTGCGCAGAGTGGATGAAAAAACAGGGCGGGTCATGGCGGCAGTTCAGGTGCCGCGCGGGAGCTGACAAAGCGTGCGGCATGGCCGGATTATGGAGAGTCTGCCCGCTGGCTCAAACAGGCGCCCAGCGTTTTGTCGGTGGATGGCATCCGGTTTGAGCCGGCTCAAACCGGCAACTAAGCCCTGGCACCGGCCTTTGAGGCCCGGGTAAAGCGCTGCAGCGACCAGGCAATGCCGGCCAGAATCAGCAGCATGGGCGCCAGTTCGGTGAGCTGGGGCAGGCGCCGCACATGGATGAAGTGGTAGGCCAGAGCGAACAAGGTCTCGAACACCAGCAACTGGCCCACCAGGGTGATGGGCAGGCGCTGGCTGGCGGCATTCCACATCCAGTTGCCCAGCCAGGACGAGAAAATCGCCACGGCCAGATTCAGCAGCCAGAACATCTGCCAGCGCTGGGCGGGGATGGCCGGCGCAGCGTCGCCGGGCGAGACCAGCCACAGAAGCGCCCAGAGCAGGGCGCTGATCAGACCGACGGCCAGGCCCCAGAGCGTGGACCATTGCGTGCCGTTGAAGCGGCTTTGCGCCAGATAGCGGGTGTTGTCCAGCGCATAGCGGCTCCAGCAGATGACGGCCAGCACGGCCATGACCACGCCCAGCAGATAGCGGCCCGGCTGCTGGTTGCTCGCCGCTTCGCCGCTCAGCGCATGGGCGTTGATCAGCACAATGCCGGCCAGGATCAGGGCCATGGGAGCCAGCAGGCTTTTGAGAGGAACCGCGCCCGAAGTCTTGCGGCCCAGCAGCGGCACCATGACCGGTACCAGGCCCACGATCAAGGAAGTGATCGCCATGCCTATCCACTGCACCGAGGTGGCCACCAGCGCAAAGTAGATGATGTTGCCCGTCAGGGCCAGCCAGATCAGATGCCGGACATCGGCTTTGCGCAGCTTGGGCAGCAGCCGCGCCGCCTGGGGCAGAAAAATGCACAGCGCCACCACGCCGTACAGCACAAAACGGCCAAAAGTGATTTGCAGAGGGGAGAACTCCGGCAACAAGGTGGGCACCAGAAAAATGGCGCCCCAAAGCGCACAGGCGGCCAGGGCGAACACGGAGCCGGAAACCAGGGAAGAGCGGGAATTCATGCAAAAGCAGGGCGCGGCGGCAGCGGTGCGGCCGTGCGCGCGAGAAGATCAGGGGGGAGAGTCGCCGAAATTGTGGCGTGATCGCAAAGACCTGCAGGCCGGCTTGAGAACCTGATTTTCAGATTAATAAGTGCTGTAGCCCTTATCAGTCAATCGCATTTAGCTATCAAATGAGAAGTTTCTTGCGCGCGCCAAAGGCTTTGTCGCAGTGGCCGGCAATGGCTCTTGCGGCAGTTGCTCCGGTTTGCGGAGGCGGGCCGATAAAATCGCGGTTTCTGCTTTGCACAGCCGCATCGCCATCGCCCTGATGGCCGGGCCTGTGGTTTTACGGGATTGTTGCCCTCACATGTCTACATCTGCTCCTTCGCACAACCAGCTCGACACCAAGGCCGAAGCCTGGTCTGCCCTGTTTTCCGAACCCATGAGCGACCTGGTCAAGCGCTATACCTCCAGCGTGTTCTTTGACAAGCGCATGTGGCAGGCCGACATCCAGGGCAGCCTGGCCCACGCCGAAATGCTGTCGGCCCAGAAGATCATTGGCGCCGACGACTTTGCCTCCATTCAGAAGGGCATGGCGCAGATCACTTCCGAAATCGAAGCCGGCACTTTCGAGTGGAAGCTGGATCTGGAAGACGTGCACCTGAACATCGAGGCGCGCCTGACCGCCTTGGTGGGCGATGCCGGCAAGCGCCTGCACACCGGCCGCAGCCGCAACGACCAGGTCGCTACCGATGTGCGCCTGTGGCTGCGCGGCGAGATCGATCTGATCGAAGGCCTGCTCAAGGAGTTGCAGCTGTCGCTGGTGGAAGTGGCTGCCCAGAACGTGGACGTGATCCTGCCGGGCTTCACCCACCTGCAAGTAGCCCAGCCCGTGAGCTTTGGCCACCACATGCTGGCCTATGTGGAAATGTTCAAGCGCGATGCCGAACGCATGCTGGACGTGCGCAAGCGCGTGAACGTGCTGCCGCTGGGCTCGGCCGCTCTGGCCGGCACCACCTATCCCCTGGACCGCGAGCGCGTGGCCAAGAGCCTGGGCATGGTGAATGACCAAGGCGAGGCCTGCGTGAGCCAGAACTCGCTGGACGGCGTGAGCGACCGCGACTTTGCGATTGAATTCACCGCTGCTGCTTCGCTGTGCATGGTGCACGTGAGCCGTCTGTCCGAAGAGCTGATCATCTGGATGAGCCAGAACTTCGGCTTCATCAAGATTGCCGACCGCTTCACCACCGGCTCGTCCATCATGCCCCAGAAGAAGAACCCCGATGTGCCCGAACTGGCACGCGGCAAGACCGGCCGTGTGGTCGGTCATCTGATGGGTCTAATCACCTTGATGAAGGGCCAGCCCCTGGCCTATAACAAGGACAACCAGGAAGACAAGGAGCCGCTGTTCGACACCGTGGACACCTTGAAGGACACGCTGCGCATTTTTGCCGAGATGATTGGCGGCCAGTTCAACCCCGCCAGCGGCGTCAAGGAAGGCGGCATTACCGTCAACGCCGAGAACATGCGCGCTGCAGCCTTGAAGGGCTATGCCACGGCCACCGATCTGGCCGACTACCTGGTCAAGAAGGGCTTGCCCTTCCGCGATGCCCACGAAACCGTGGCCCATGCCGTCAAGCTGGCGCAGCAAAAAGGCGTGGATCTGACCGAGCTGCCCCTGGCCGAACTGCAGGCTTTCAATCCCAATATCGAAGCTGATGTGTTTGAAGCCCTGAGCCTGGAAGGTTCACTCAATGCCCGTAACACCCTGGGCGGCACGGCGCCAGCACAGGTGAGATTGCAGCTGGCCAAGCATCAGGCCCGTCTGGCCTGATCGGTTTGAGCAGATGACGGCGTAGTTTTCACGCCGGGAAAGCGCCCTTTGCCGGGCGCTTTTGTTTTGGATAATCGCAAAAATCACAGGGAGAACTCAATGGCTCAATCTCGTCGTCAGTGGCTGCGTGCCGGTATGGGGGTGGCGGCAGCGTCCACTCTGGCTCCGTTGAGCTGGGCGCAGTCCCACACCGGGCAGCCGATACGCATCCTGGTGGGTTTTCCGCCCGGCGGCGGCTCGGATGCGATTGCGCGCCTGCTGGCGGAAAAGCTCAAGGACGAACTGGGCAGCACGGTGCTGGTGGACAACCGCCCCGGCGCTGGCGGCCAGATTGCGGCCCAGCTGCTCAAGGCTGCGCCCGCTGATGGCCATACCCTGTTTCTCAGCCACGACCACACGATTTCCATCCTGCCCCAGGTGGTGAAAAAGCCAGGCTTCGAGCCGCAGCAGGACTTTGTGCCCGTGGCCGGCATTGCCACGTTTGTGAATGCGCTGGCCGTCTCCAGCAACACGCCGGCCAGGAATCTGGCCGAGTACGCGGCCTGGGTACGCGGCGAAGCCAGGCGCGGCACCGTGGGCATTCCAGCACCGGCTTCCACGCCGGAGTTTCTGACCAAACTGTTGGCTGAACACTACAAACTGGATCTGGTCGCGGCACCGTACCGGGGCAGTGCTCCCATGCTGGCCGATATGCTGGGCAACCAGATTCCGGCCGGAATCGGCTCCGTGCCGGACTTCATGGAGAACCACAAGGCAGGCAAGTTGCGCGTGATCGGCGTGATGGGAGCCAAGCGTCAGACCACCATGCCCGAAGTGCCCACTTTGCTGGAACAGGGCATCAAAGGGTTTGAAGACACGCCTTACTACGGCATCTACGCCCCCAAGGGCGTGCCCCAGGCTTTTGTGAATCGCTTCTCGGCGGCCGTGGCCAAGGTGCTGCAGCAGCGCGATGTCTATGCCCAGTTGACCGCTCTGGGGCTTACAGTTGGATACATGAATCCCGAGCAGTTGGCCGTACGTGAAAGTGCCTATACCCGAGTCTGGGCCGGTATCATTCGCCGCAGCGGTTTCCAGCCGCAATAGCCCTTGCGCGCAGCATTCGCCTGAAAGCCTTGCGCCGCTTGCGGTGCAGGGCTTTGTTGTTTTGCACTGCAGGCCAGGCCAATGCGGTGCCGGGCCAGACATCAGATTCAAACAGTGGGACAGGGCGCAAGCCCTGCCTGGAGGGAGTAGCTGCAATGACCGTGCCGTACACGATAAGGACCGGGGCGCAAGCGAGCACAAAGGCTTGGCGCAGGCTTTTGGGAACAGCTTTGCTGTGGGGGCTGGCCGCCACTGCAGCCCAGGCTGTGGGAGTACGCCAGTTCAGCCCGCAGGGCGATGTGAGCAAGGTGGGCCAGGTGGTGGTGCAGCTCGATGGCGCGGGTGTGCGCTTTGGCGACCCCAAGGCTGCGGCTCCCGTCACGCTGCAATGCACGGATGCCGAAGCCGCCAAAGGCACGGGCCGCTGGAACAGCGAAAAAGAATGGGTTTACGACTTCGTCCAGAACCTGCCCGCCGGCGTGCGCTGCACGGCCAAGCTCAATCCCCAGTTCAAAACCGTCTCTGGTACAGCATTGACCGGTGCTACCAGCTATCAATTTCAAACCGGTGGCCCGCAAGTCCAAAGCATTGCTCCCGACACCTGGAACGAGATTGACGAGCAGCAGTACTTTGCCTTGAAGCTGACCGGCGCCGCCACGGCTGACAGCCTGCAAAAGCACGTCTGGTGCACTTCGGAAGGTGTGGGCGAGCGCATTCCCGTGCAGCTCATCACGGGCAAGGACCGCGATGCCGTGCTCAAGCAGCAGGGCTGGGAAAAAGAAGCCGGCCAGCGCCCGCAAAACTATGCCGTGCTCAGCTGCAATCGCCGCCTGACTTCGGGCAGCAAGATGACCCTGGTCTATGGCAAGGGCGTGGCCATGGCCAACGGCCTGGTCAGCAAGGACGAGCAGCGCTATGAATACGCGGTACGGGCACCGTTTACCGCCGACTTCAGCTGCGAGCGCGAGAACGCCAATGCCGCCTGCCTGCCGATTCGTCCCATGCGCCTGTCGTTCAGCGCACCGGTGCCGCGCAAGCTGATCGAAGGCATTCGCCTCAAGAGCGGTGCTGCTGCCGTGGCTCCCGTCATCGAACAAGGTGGCGACAAGCTGGCCGATGATTCGCTGGTGGACAGCATCAGCTTCCCCGCCACCATGGCAGCCAATGCCAAGTACACGATCGAGCTGCCGCCGCAGTTCAAGGATGCGGCCGGGCGTACCTTGACCAACGGCAATATGTTCCCACTGGCGACGGCCACCGGCAATATGCCGCCGCTGGCCAAGTTTGCCGCATCGCCTTTCGGCATCGTGGAACGCTTTGCCGAAGGCCCCAACGGCCCGGCCCTGCTGCCGGTGACCTTGCGCAATGTGGAGCCCGATCTGACGGCCAAGTCACTCGATGCCAGCGTGATTCGCACCATGAAGGGCGGATCGGACGCCGACATCATTGCCTGGCTGCACAAGATCGAGGACTACGACAGCTACATGATCGCGCGCAAGCGTGCCGCCCGAGAGGTGCGTGTGCTGCCGCCGGTCATCAGCGACGAGAAGAACTATGTGCAGACGCGCATGCTCTCGTTGCTCGAGGGCAAAAGCGAGGTGAAGACGCTGGAGATGCCCAAGGCATCGCGTGGCGATCCGCGTCCCTTCGAGGTGGTGGGCATTCCCTTGAGTCCCGGCTTTCAGGTGGTGGAAATCGCTTCGCCGCTGCTGGGCAAATCGCTGCTTGATGAAGGCTATGGCGCGGGTCGCACCATGTATGTGCGCACCTCGGCCCTGGTGACCAATCTGGCCGTGCACTTCAAGCTCGGTCGCGAAAACTCCGTAGCCTGGGTGACCACGCTGGACAAGGGCAAGGTCGTGGCCGGTGCCACGGTGCAGGTGTCGGATTGCAATGGCCGCGCCCTGACCTCTGCCGTGAGCAACGAGCAGGGTATTGCGACCTTTGAAGGCCTCAACCCCAGCCCGCCCGCCTGCAGCAGTCAGGACGGCGGCTATCGCAGCGCTTCCTATTTTGTGAGCGCCAGAGCCAATACCAGCGCAGGCCAGGAGCTGGCTTTCACCTGGAGCAGCTGGCAAAAAGGCATTGAGCCCTGGCGCTTCAACGTGCCCACCAGCTCCAGCGCCAGGAGCGATGAAGTGGCGCATACGGTGTTTGACCGCATGCTGTTCCGCGCCGGCGAAACCGTCTCCATGAAGCACTATCTGCGTGTCTTGACCGGCCCTGGCAAGAACTCCAAGGGTTTCGAGAAGCCGCAGGACTATCCCAACCAGCTGACGATTACCCATCTGGGCAGCGGCCAGCGTTTTACCCAGGCCTTGAACTGGAACAACAGCGGCAGCGCGAGCAGCGAATTCGCCACTTCCAAGACGGCCAAGCTGGGCGAGTACCAGGTGGAGCTGGGCTATGCCAGCGGCAGCAGTGAGCGCCGTCGTTCCTTCAGCACGGGGATTTTCCGGGTCGAGGAATTCCGCCTGCCTGTCATGTCGGGCAGCATAGGCCCGCAGGCCAAGGGCGCGCTCTACAACGTCAGCAGCGTGCCTGCCCAGGTGCAGCTCAACTATGTGGCCGGGGGGGCGGCGGCCAATCTGCCGGTCAAGGTGTCGGCCGTGGTGCAGACCAAGGCCGTGAACTTCTCCGGCTGGGACGGCTTCAGCTTCAGCGCGCCGCGCAGCGCCAACCAGTCGGACAGCAGCGATGACGAGGAAGCCACGGCCAGCATGGAAAGCAAGGTGGTGGCCGACAAGCTGCCCGTGACGCTGGACCGCAACGGCCTGGGCAATGTCACCATAGACAAGCTGCCGGCGGCAAAGCAGGCGCGCGATCTGGTGATGGAAGCCACTTATGCCGACCCCAATGGCGAGGTGCAGACCATCAGCAGCACCAGCACCTTGTGGCCGGCTGCCGTGGTGGCAGGCATCCGCTCCGAAGGCTGGATTTCGGTAGACCGCAAGCTCAGCTTCCAGGCCTTGTCGCTGGACACCAGCGGCAAGATTGCGCCCGGCGTTGCCGTCAAGGTGGAAGCCGTGGCCCGCATCACCACCTCCAGCCGCAAGCGTCTGGTGGGGGGCTTTTACAGCTATGACAACCAGACCACGCTCAAATCGCTGGGCACGGTCTGCTCGGGCAACACCGACAGCCATGGCGTGCTGCAGTGCGAAGCCCTGCTGTCCCAGCCCGGCGAAGTCGAACTCATCGTCACCGCCTCCGACAAGGAAGGCCGCAGCACGCAGGCTGCAACCAGCGTCTGGGTGACCGGCAAGGGCGAGATCTGGTTTGGCGGCGAAGATCATGACCGCATGGATGTGCTGTCCGAGCGCAAGAGCTACGAGCCCGGCGAGACGGCGCGCTTTCAGGTGCGCATGCCTTTCCGCAGCGCGACCGCTCTGGTCGCCGTGGAGCGTGAAGGCGTGATCAGCACCCAGGTGGTGGAGCTCAACGGCCAGAACCCCATGGTGGAAGTCAAGGTGCAGGACAACTGGGGGCCCAACGTCTATGTGAGCGTGCTGGCCTTGCGCGGGCGTCTGCGCGAAGTGCCCTGGTACAGCTTCTTCACCTGGGGCTTTATGTCGCCGCGTGAATGGTGGAATGCCTTCTGGCACGAGGGAAAGGAATATGTGGCGCCCACGGCCATGGTGGATTTGTCCAAACCGGCCTTCCGCTTCGGCATGTCCGAAATTCGCGTGGGCACCAAGG
Protein-coding sequences here:
- a CDS encoding Bug family tripartite tricarboxylate transporter substrate binding protein; the encoded protein is MAQSRRQWLRAGMGVAAASTLAPLSWAQSHTGQPIRILVGFPPGGGSDAIARLLAEKLKDELGSTVLVDNRPGAGGQIAAQLLKAAPADGHTLFLSHDHTISILPQVVKKPGFEPQQDFVPVAGIATFVNALAVSSNTPARNLAEYAAWVRGEARRGTVGIPAPASTPEFLTKLLAEHYKLDLVAAPYRGSAPMLADMLGNQIPAGIGSVPDFMENHKAGKLRVIGVMGAKRQTTMPEVPTLLEQGIKGFEDTPYYGIYAPKGVPQAFVNRFSAAVAKVLQQRDVYAQLTALGLTVGYMNPEQLAVRESAYTRVWAGIIRRSGFQPQ
- a CDS encoding ZIP family metal transporter; the protein is MTLVAIILATLAAGIGSVWVAALLMGWGGARSPGVMPQRLLSLAAGALLATAFMHLLPEAFESHGEAHDLFVVLLVGLVFFFLLSKAELWHHGHEHSHALPQEDHEHDHGHGHSHGHGHDHGHRKGGWAILTGDSVHCFGDGVLIASAFMADMRLGLIAAISVLAHEVPHHMGDIVVLRQSSTNRRVALIKVSMAGAVTTLGGIAGYFLIGQLHDLLPYFLTVASSSFIYVALADLIPQLQKRLSSKETAAQVFWLLLGIALVTLASGAAHTHPHAH
- a CDS encoding LytTR family DNA-binding domain-containing protein translates to MQILIVDDEALARARLRTLLGDCQCDSGHGHHVLEAADAEQARSLLLAKRPAPIQLVLLDIHMPGQDGLALAEALRSFPHPPAIVFVTAHAGHALQAFELDAADYLTKPVRLERLKQALLKAERSNQIQAQALDDSGPTLLIQERGTTIRLPLTEVRYLKAEQKYITVRTVSRHYILDGALAELETRHAQQLLRVHRNTLVARGAMRSLEKYEDHEEGEGEGWGLRLQGVPELLPVSRRQLPAVRAVLRGEAEPI
- the argH gene encoding argininosuccinate lyase, whose translation is MSTSAPSHNQLDTKAEAWSALFSEPMSDLVKRYTSSVFFDKRMWQADIQGSLAHAEMLSAQKIIGADDFASIQKGMAQITSEIEAGTFEWKLDLEDVHLNIEARLTALVGDAGKRLHTGRSRNDQVATDVRLWLRGEIDLIEGLLKELQLSLVEVAAQNVDVILPGFTHLQVAQPVSFGHHMLAYVEMFKRDAERMLDVRKRVNVLPLGSAALAGTTYPLDRERVAKSLGMVNDQGEACVSQNSLDGVSDRDFAIEFTAAASLCMVHVSRLSEELIIWMSQNFGFIKIADRFTTGSSIMPQKKNPDVPELARGKTGRVVGHLMGLITLMKGQPLAYNKDNQEDKEPLFDTVDTLKDTLRIFAEMIGGQFNPASGVKEGGITVNAENMRAAALKGYATATDLADYLVKKGLPFRDAHETVAHAVKLAQQKGVDLTELPLAELQAFNPNIEADVFEALSLEGSLNARNTLGGTAPAQVRLQLAKHQARLA
- a CDS encoding DMT family transporter, with product MNSRSSLVSGSVFALAACALWGAIFLVPTLLPEFSPLQITFGRFVLYGVVALCIFLPQAARLLPKLRKADVRHLIWLALTGNIIYFALVATSVQWIGMAITSLIVGLVPVMVPLLGRKTSGAVPLKSLLAPMALILAGIVLINAHALSGEAASNQQPGRYLLGVVMAVLAVICWSRYALDNTRYLAQSRFNGTQWSTLWGLAVGLISALLWALLWLVSPGDAAPAIPAQRWQMFWLLNLAVAIFSSWLGNWMWNAASQRLPITLVGQLLVFETLFALAYHFIHVRRLPQLTELAPMLLILAGIAWSLQRFTRASKAGARA
- a CDS encoding histidine kinase, with protein sequence MTRPVFSSTLRTRPSALVFDACNAGVVLRAVLFVQLVIATAAMFGADSLWEWLSRMALLTAASLPGTLVWLIAACSLKYRLQRMSMRGQYLAGVLLGALAGLYACAMLSFIGLNQTPWLASAVTGGLLAALLVTALVLRARGSTPAQTQARLAELQSRIRPHFLFNTLNSAIALIRAEPAKAETMLEDLSDLFRYALAEPHSTTTLAQEIELAQRYLSIEQVRFGERLQLQWQLDESAHHALLPPLLLQPLVENAIRHGVELSTAGSKLQVRTERRGEQAVIHIVNSLPADGEKRPQECPDKGNGIALENVKARLSLLHDLNGSFSAGEHKGLFVVRISVPLEPQPSTPSTTPSHANTDSR
- a CDS encoding dienelactone hydrolase family protein, with product MQFDDLRSDMDSLLATKGGVAGAGLPRRSALQLALGVGLGLGYAAAAGPVMAQTAISTPADGLTEGEIHIDVNGYKLPAYRAVPAGKSAAPVVLVISEIFGVHEYIADTCRRLARAGYMAIAPRLFVRQGDPMAYTEIAQLLNEVIARVPDEQVMTDLDAAVQWAADNGGDVKKLAVTGFCWGGRITWLYAAHGPVKAAVAWYGRMQGMETLLQPEQPIEQVASLKAPVLGLYGGRDAGIPLESVQAMDAALKQGSDAARGSEFVVYTEAPHAFHADYRPSYREYAAKDGWERMLGWFAKHGVA